Proteins encoded in a region of the Oscillospiraceae bacterium MB24-C1 genome:
- a CDS encoding tripartite tricarboxylate transporter permease: MFDLLINGLQIVLAPSTFLLLFAGTFIGVIFGAMPGVSASMAVALALPFAYAMKPVIAIAFLVSVYCASITGGGITAILFKIPGTPSSAPTTFDGYPMAQRGEAGKALGYSLVASAIGGMVAAFAMALISPQLAAVALKFGPSELFAVSFLGLSVLSCLDSGNLIKTLISGLLGLALATVGMDPMLGIARFTWGNSTLLSGIEMIPVMIGLFAVTEVLKQTSKPKKIDAKAETGPGSSKTKTVLPSFKDIWETKSTMARSSILGTVVGILPGAGATIASFLSYAIEKKVSKKAHLLGTGIPDGIVAAEAANNAATGGSMVPLLSLGIPGGNAAAIMMTALVIKGVQVGPLLVKTQPDYLSSVFGSMFITNIVMVIVAMMIAKVFAKILAVPYSILGPVIVMLAAIGAYALNNNTGDVMLMAGAGIIGYMFVKLGYNSAALVLGLVLGQMCESNFRRAYTLANGDMVSIFTKPITAIIMISCVTMLVYPMIKPFIKKEKKA, translated from the coding sequence ATGTTTGATCTGTTAATTAATGGCCTTCAAATCGTACTGGCACCGTCTACCTTCCTCCTTTTGTTTGCAGGTACCTTTATCGGTGTTATTTTTGGCGCTATGCCCGGTGTTTCAGCATCTATGGCGGTAGCGCTGGCACTTCCCTTTGCGTACGCCATGAAGCCGGTTATCGCTATTGCCTTTCTGGTTTCGGTTTATTGTGCGTCTATTACTGGCGGTGGTATCACCGCTATTCTGTTTAAAATTCCCGGCACGCCGTCTTCTGCACCCACTACTTTCGACGGTTATCCCATGGCGCAGCGTGGTGAAGCGGGCAAGGCGCTTGGCTACTCGCTCGTTGCTTCTGCAATTGGCGGTATGGTCGCCGCGTTTGCGATGGCGCTTATTTCTCCGCAGCTTGCTGCCGTCGCGCTTAAGTTTGGTCCGTCTGAGTTGTTTGCAGTTTCTTTCCTAGGTTTGTCGGTTCTTTCATGTTTGGATAGCGGCAACCTGATTAAGACGCTGATTTCTGGCCTCTTGGGTCTTGCGCTTGCCACCGTCGGTATGGACCCGATGCTTGGCATCGCTAGATTCACCTGGGGCAACTCCACGCTGCTGTCCGGTATCGAAATGATCCCCGTCATGATCGGTCTCTTTGCTGTTACCGAAGTTCTTAAACAGACCAGCAAGCCGAAAAAGATTGATGCTAAAGCAGAAACAGGCCCCGGTTCCTCTAAAACGAAAACCGTTCTGCCTTCTTTCAAAGATATTTGGGAGACAAAGAGCACTATGGCCCGCTCGTCCATTTTGGGCACAGTCGTTGGTATTCTGCCCGGTGCTGGTGCGACCATTGCCTCCTTCCTCTCCTATGCGATTGAAAAGAAGGTCTCTAAAAAGGCGCATTTGCTAGGAACCGGTATTCCGGATGGTATCGTGGCTGCTGAGGCTGCCAACAATGCAGCTACTGGCGGCTCGATGGTTCCGCTGCTTTCATTGGGCATTCCCGGCGGTAACGCTGCTGCCATTATGATGACAGCACTGGTTATCAAGGGTGTCCAGGTTGGCCCGCTGCTGGTTAAGACGCAGCCCGACTACCTTTCGTCGGTATTTGGTTCGATGTTTATCACAAACATCGTCATGGTTATCGTTGCGATGATGATCGCCAAGGTATTTGCCAAGATTTTGGCTGTACCATACAGCATTTTGGGTCCGGTTATCGTTATGCTGGCTGCTATCGGCGCCTATGCGCTTAATAACAACACTGGAGACGTTATGCTGATGGCGGGTGCAGGTATTATCGGCTATATGTTTGTCAAGCTTGGCTATAACTCGGCTGCGCTGGTTCTTGGACTAGTTCTTGGACAGATGTGTGAATCGAACTTCCGCCGCGCTTATACCCTTGCTAACGGAGACATGGTAAGTATCTTTACAAAGCCAATCACCGCAATTATTATGATTTCCTGCGTGACCATGTTGGTTTATCCTATGATTAAACCTTTTATCAAAAAGGAGAAAAAAGCGTAA
- a CDS encoding AbrB family transcriptional regulator → MNFLLTLFIAALAGTVFYKMRIPGGILVGAVVGIVLFNFIFGKAFMPSEAKVAAQIVSGAFIGVGVSREEIKQFRRLFKPLTILIGCMLVLNLTLGTIIYLISDMDLMTAMFCAVPGGMSNTPIIAAEMGADSTRVAVMQFIRMCAGIGIFPSVIKYFAKNHEKTSKPTTKEQRTIYSHYGFLVAAVAAAAGGLIGEFSNIPAGALLFSIIATIAAKQIFPACMLPGWIKRLAQMLAGAYIGTGISPKDIPQMKELLLPAVVMLAAYMLACIIIANILSRHTMLTTSEGMLAATPAGASDMALISADIGISSPDVIILQIGRMLSAVLIFPNVIHFIVGLF, encoded by the coding sequence TTGAACTTCTTGTTAACTTTGTTTATTGCCGCGTTAGCAGGCACAGTGTTTTACAAAATGCGTATTCCTGGGGGCATCTTGGTGGGTGCGGTTGTAGGAATAGTGCTATTCAATTTCATATTTGGCAAAGCTTTTATGCCGTCTGAAGCAAAAGTAGCCGCACAAATTGTATCAGGTGCATTCATAGGTGTAGGGGTTAGCAGGGAAGAGATTAAACAGTTTCGGCGGCTATTTAAGCCGCTGACAATCCTAATTGGCTGTATGCTAGTACTTAACTTAACGCTGGGAACTATTATATATCTGATATCCGACATGGACCTGATGACCGCTATGTTCTGTGCAGTGCCGGGTGGCATGTCAAATACACCGATTATAGCGGCAGAGATGGGGGCAGACAGTACCAGAGTTGCGGTCATGCAGTTTATACGCATGTGCGCGGGAATCGGCATTTTTCCGTCTGTCATTAAATACTTTGCCAAAAATCATGAGAAAACTTCGAAACCTACAACAAAAGAGCAAAGAACGATTTATTCCCATTATGGCTTTTTAGTGGCGGCGGTAGCGGCAGCCGCGGGCGGGCTAATCGGTGAGTTTTCTAATATTCCGGCGGGTGCGCTGTTGTTTTCGATTATTGCAACCATTGCGGCAAAGCAGATTTTCCCCGCCTGTATGTTACCGGGCTGGATAAAACGGTTGGCGCAGATGCTGGCTGGCGCTTATATTGGTACAGGTATCAGCCCAAAGGATATTCCGCAGATGAAGGAGCTACTTTTGCCGGCGGTGGTTATGTTGGCGGCGTATATGTTGGCCTGTATCATTATAGCCAATATTCTAAGCCGCCACACAATGCTGACAACCAGCGAAGGAATGCTGGCGGCCACACCTGCAGGTGCGTCCGATATGGCCCTCATATCAGCGGATATTGGTATTTCATCTCCTGATGTTATCATTTTGCAGATTGGGCGGATGTTATCTGCGGTACTAATATTTCCGAATGTAATTCATTTTATTGTCGGCCTGTTTTAG
- a CDS encoding LysR family transcriptional regulator: MTLRELKVFVSVYENQSISKAAERLYMTQPTLTRVIQNIESEVGSQLFKRTRNGIVPTVAGEIYMENAKKMIDMYRHLEISLAAVNTENRGKLIIGSNFFLGACVLPCIVSEFEKRFPNIELTIIEGTSTEIENEISKGIIDIGVIHLPVQSNSIQAIPIGQERFFIALPPDDALSTMAYYKEGVKLPYLDINLIKERNFIVNHPTQHARKETDRICKLAGFSPKIKFQTRNIQTIAKMVGRKVGVSLIPSSYITLFSDVDKPEYYNIEESYLPEWRVAVIYEKTMPLVPASKAFIEICTDILPHIYDM; this comes from the coding sequence ATGACATTAAGAGAATTAAAGGTGTTTGTCTCTGTCTATGAAAATCAATCCATTTCAAAGGCTGCGGAAAGATTATACATGACACAGCCCACTTTGACAAGAGTGATTCAAAATATCGAAAGCGAAGTAGGCTCTCAGCTTTTTAAACGCACAAGAAACGGAATAGTTCCCACTGTAGCCGGTGAAATATATATGGAAAATGCCAAGAAGATGATTGACATGTATCGTCATCTCGAAATATCGCTTGCAGCTGTGAACACTGAAAATCGTGGCAAGCTTATTATCGGCAGTAATTTTTTCTTGGGTGCCTGCGTTTTGCCCTGCATTGTTTCTGAGTTTGAAAAGCGTTTTCCAAACATTGAGCTGACTATTATAGAAGGTACTTCAACCGAAATTGAAAATGAAATATCAAAGGGTATCATCGATATAGGCGTTATTCACCTGCCGGTGCAGTCCAATTCTATTCAGGCTATCCCAATAGGTCAGGAGCGTTTTTTTATTGCCTTGCCGCCTGATGATGCGCTTTCGACTATGGCCTATTATAAAGAGGGCGTAAAGCTGCCCTATCTTGATATCAATCTTATTAAGGAACGTAATTTTATCGTCAATCATCCCACGCAACATGCACGAAAAGAGACCGACCGCATCTGCAAACTTGCAGGCTTTTCGCCTAAAATAAAATTTCAGACGCGAAATATTCAAACCATTGCAAAAATGGTAGGGCGCAAAGTTGGTGTTTCGCTGATTCCATCTTCATATATAACGCTTTTTAGCGATGTGGACAAGCCCGAGTATTATAATATTGAAGAGTCGTACCTGCCTGAGTGGCGTGTAGCGGTTATATATGAAAAAACGATGCCGTTGGTTCCGGCTTCCAAAGCATTTATTGAGATTTGCACCGACATTCTACCGCATATTTATGACATGTAA
- the citF gene encoding citrate lyase subunit alpha produces the protein MINKVGREIPHEVLNLTGKKPYMGYLEFDNYEYVKSAPKTRAVVDPTRTKLVSSIDEALDKCDIKDGMTLSFHHHFREGDYVVNMVMERIYARGIKNLRICATSLGKAHDSLVPMIEDGTITSIRSSGVRGGIGEAISGGKLKGLATMCSHGGRVRAIESGEEHIDIAFIGAPTCDEYGNCRANGGKSDCGVLSYAMVDAQYADKVVAITDTLVPFPNAPASISMINVDYVCVVDEIGNPAKIASGAAKPTTDMRKLKMADYCTQVVINTPYFKDGFSYQTGVGGASIASTISLAEEMKRRGIKMGFGVGGLTTPMCKLLEEGLVDKLVDTQDFDLGAVESIKKNPNHIEISASEYANPFNKGAYVNKLDFVILASLEIDTKFNCNVVVGSDGIITGAQGGHPDTAAGAKCTIVIAPLLQGRIPAVCSDVTTVTTPGETVDVVVTDYGIAINPLRTDLLDALKDTKLPLKTIEELRDIAYKIVGTPDPVKFKDRVVGIIEARDGTIIDVVRQVEPVE, from the coding sequence ATGATTAATAAAGTCGGAAGAGAAATCCCGCACGAGGTACTTAATCTAACGGGCAAAAAGCCTTATATGGGTTATCTAGAATTTGATAACTACGAATATGTCAAAAGCGCGCCAAAAACGAGAGCGGTTGTAGACCCCACTAGAACAAAGCTGGTGTCTTCAATAGACGAAGCGCTTGACAAGTGCGACATTAAAGACGGCATGACACTTTCTTTTCATCACCACTTTCGTGAAGGCGATTATGTTGTTAACATGGTGATGGAAAGAATATACGCACGGGGGATAAAGAACCTGAGAATCTGTGCAACAAGCCTCGGCAAGGCGCACGATAGTTTGGTACCCATGATTGAAGATGGAACCATTACTTCCATTCGCTCATCCGGTGTACGCGGTGGCATTGGCGAAGCCATTTCCGGCGGCAAGCTGAAAGGTTTGGCTACTATGTGTTCACATGGCGGACGCGTAAGAGCGATTGAAAGCGGCGAAGAGCACATCGATATCGCTTTTATCGGTGCCCCCACCTGTGACGAGTACGGCAATTGCCGTGCCAATGGCGGAAAAAGCGATTGTGGCGTACTATCATATGCCATGGTGGACGCGCAATATGCCGATAAGGTGGTTGCCATCACCGATACGCTGGTACCGTTTCCGAACGCGCCGGCCAGCATCTCAATGATAAACGTAGACTATGTCTGTGTGGTTGACGAGATTGGTAATCCTGCAAAGATCGCTTCTGGAGCAGCAAAGCCTACCACCGACATGCGCAAGCTTAAAATGGCGGATTATTGCACCCAGGTGGTTATCAATACGCCCTATTTTAAAGACGGGTTTTCTTATCAGACAGGCGTTGGTGGCGCTTCAATTGCATCCACTATTTCACTTGCTGAAGAAATGAAAAGACGTGGAATTAAGATGGGATTTGGTGTTGGCGGTTTAACGACACCGATGTGCAAGCTACTTGAAGAGGGTTTGGTCGACAAGCTGGTGGACACGCAGGATTTTGATCTTGGCGCTGTCGAAAGCATTAAGAAAAACCCCAATCATATTGAGATTTCAGCATCTGAATATGCCAATCCCTTCAATAAAGGCGCCTATGTAAACAAGCTGGATTTTGTTATTCTTGCTTCGCTTGAGATTGATACAAAATTCAACTGTAATGTGGTTGTTGGCTCAGATGGCATTATTACAGGTGCGCAGGGTGGACACCCCGATACGGCGGCGGGCGCTAAATGCACCATTGTCATTGCACCACTGCTTCAAGGCAGAATACCCGCTGTGTGCAGTGACGTCACCACCGTTACGACGCCCGGAGAAACCGTTGACGTTGTTGTCACCGATTATGGTATTGCAATCAACCCGTTGCGAACGGATTTGCTGGATGCCTTAAAGGATACAAAGCTTCCCCTTAAAACCATCGAAGAACTTCGTGACATCGCCTACAAGATTGTTGGAACGCCCGATCCAGTCAAGTTTAAAGATCGCGTAGTTGGCATCATTGAGGCACGTGACGGTACAATAATCGATGTTGTAAGACAGGTCGAACCTGTGGAATAA
- the citD gene encoding citrate lyase acyl carrier protein, which produces MVIKKTAAAGTLESSDARVVVEPLQDGIELEISSSVAQQFLRQIRQTVTETLERLNVKGIKIKVEDRGALDCTLKARVECAVFRAAEFEGKVNWGGSIK; this is translated from the coding sequence ATGGTCATTAAAAAGACGGCTGCTGCAGGCACGCTTGAATCCAGCGATGCTCGTGTGGTTGTTGAACCGTTGCAGGACGGAATAGAGCTTGAAATTTCAAGCAGCGTTGCTCAACAGTTTTTGAGGCAAATTCGTCAGACTGTTACCGAAACTTTAGAGCGCTTGAATGTCAAAGGAATTAAGATTAAGGTCGAGGACAGAGGCGCGCTCGACTGTACACTGAAAGCTAGAGTGGAATGTGCTGTTTTTAGAGCGGCGGAATTTGAAGGCAAGGTTAATTGGGGGGGTTCTATTAAATGA
- a CDS encoding aldolase/citrate lyase family protein, which produces MIHPNKNRLRRTMMFLNCQKPGLIKDPYIYAPDSIMLDLEDAVAENQKDSARFSLYHALQEIDYRGIERVVRINGLDTEHWREDIRVCVAGGADAIRIPKTQYASDVKTVDMAVEEAEREFGRPIGSTLLMAAIESTRGVVNALEICESSERLFGIALSGGDYTKDLQTVISGTGVELMGARQNMIIAARASGVQCFDTVFTNLDDMEGFEKEVRMIKMMGFDGKSIINPRQINVTHRIFTPTFKEIDFAEKVVTEIDEKKAQGIGVFTVNGKMIDIAFYDGAKRTIELAKASGVYEGDL; this is translated from the coding sequence ATGATACACCCAAATAAAAACCGATTGAGAAGGACGATGATGTTCCTCAACTGCCAGAAGCCGGGGCTGATTAAAGACCCTTATATCTATGCCCCCGATTCTATTATGCTCGATCTTGAGGACGCAGTTGCTGAAAACCAGAAGGACTCAGCCAGGTTTTCGCTCTATCATGCCCTGCAAGAAATTGACTACCGAGGAATTGAACGTGTGGTCAGAATCAACGGTCTCGATACCGAGCACTGGCGGGAAGATATCAGAGTCTGTGTGGCTGGCGGTGCGGATGCAATTAGAATTCCTAAAACGCAATATGCCAGCGACGTTAAAACCGTAGATATGGCGGTTGAAGAAGCGGAGCGTGAGTTTGGACGACCGATAGGCTCCACCCTGTTGATGGCAGCTATTGAGTCGACCCGCGGCGTTGTTAATGCTTTGGAAATTTGTGAAAGCTCTGAACGGCTTTTTGGAATTGCCCTTTCTGGCGGCGATTATACGAAGGATCTACAGACCGTAATCTCTGGAACAGGTGTTGAACTGATGGGCGCAAGACAAAATATGATTATTGCGGCAAGAGCTTCGGGCGTTCAGTGTTTTGACACTGTCTTTACCAATCTTGACGATATGGAAGGTTTTGAAAAAGAAGTTCGTATGATCAAGATGATGGGTTTTGATGGTAAAAGCATTATCAACCCCAGACAAATCAATGTGACGCACCGGATATTTACCCCTACTTTTAAAGAAATTGATTTTGCCGAAAAGGTTGTTACAGAGATTGACGAAAAGAAGGCACAGGGCATCGGCGTGTTTACGGTTAACGGCAAGATGATTGATATCGCCTTTTATGACGGAGCAAAACGGACTATTGAGCTTGCAAAAGCGTCCGGCGTATACGAGGGGGATTTATAA
- a CDS encoding tripartite tricarboxylate transporter TctB family protein, giving the protein MDLLFSIFLTVFAVYCFFLVGAQSPAPTATELGAAFWPRMILVAMIALLIANIVKSLKENKADSFKTLGEFKFTEFFKGKLFIGMVLVFIMALLMPYIGFMPVCFLFLMAYGALLGERRWLRLFLFSLGITFLLYVLFQGALSIMLARGSGVFREFALMCEGFLSF; this is encoded by the coding sequence TTGGATCTTTTATTCTCTATCTTTCTTACTGTTTTTGCGGTTTATTGCTTTTTTTTGGTAGGCGCCCAGTCGCCTGCCCCAACGGCAACCGAGTTAGGCGCGGCATTCTGGCCCAGAATGATTCTTGTGGCGATGATTGCACTGCTGATTGCGAATATCGTTAAAAGCCTTAAAGAAAATAAAGCTGATTCTTTTAAAACTCTTGGCGAATTTAAATTTACTGAATTTTTTAAAGGCAAGCTTTTTATCGGCATGGTGCTTGTGTTTATTATGGCGTTGCTCATGCCTTACATTGGATTTATGCCGGTATGCTTCTTATTCCTGATGGCATACGGCGCATTGCTGGGCGAAAGAAGATGGTTAAGACTTTTTCTTTTTTCGCTGGGTATTACATTCCTATTGTATGTACTATTCCAAGGTGCTTTAAGCATTATGCTGGCTAGAGGTAGCGGTGTGTTCCGCGAGTTTGCATTAATGTGCGAAGGTTTCCTGTCATTCTAA
- a CDS encoding hydratase, whose translation MIKLYNGGVFLVGSEIIEDTNDAPAKIEQMTGKTVAKEEAKKGTIAHAILKSHNAGENEHQLKLKFDSLTSHDITYVGIIQTAIASGLTKFPVPYVLTNCHNSLCAVGGTINEDDHMFALSAAKRFGGVYVPTNLAVIHQFNREMMAGPGKMILGSDSHTRYGALGTMAVGEGGGELAKQLLSRTYDMQYPQVVAVYLTGKPSKAVGPQDVALSIIGKVFANGYVKNKVMEFIGDGVGNLDVEYRNGIDVMTTETTCWSSVWKTDGKVKTYLEAHDRAGDYKKLEPGEVTYYDGCIYVDLSTIKPSIALPFHPSNVYTIDELKKNPLEILKYTEEEALKQLENKSLRLRLADKVINGDIYVDQGIIAGCAGGTYDNIVDTADILNGKSVGNGAFAMSVYPSSQPAYIQLIRNGSIEKLMAAGAIVRSAFCGPCFGAGDTPANGEFSIRHTTRNFPNREGSKPGEGQVASVALMDARSIAATAINSGKLTSAEEIDFKLTKPAYYFDKGIYEKRVLNATDNHNASVSLVMGPNIKEWPKMPSLTDDLLVKVVTYIDDPVTTTDELIPSGETSSFRSNPERLSEFALSRKAPDYVPKSKQLREIEVARENGVSPAENAEIAQVFNMLRQKGLFEGDEKQVGIGSSFFANKPGDGSAREQAASCQKVLGGWANFAKEYATKRYRSNLINWGIIPFIVKDGDDVALDSYVYIKGIRATLLSGQKEMKAYVVNGHSVKEIAVYVDDLTGPEKQIIASGCLINYYNSGI comes from the coding sequence ATGATAAAGCTTTATAACGGTGGCGTTTTTCTGGTTGGTTCAGAAATTATAGAGGATACGAATGATGCACCGGCAAAAATTGAGCAGATGACTGGCAAAACAGTCGCGAAGGAAGAAGCTAAGAAAGGCACAATAGCGCACGCCATTCTGAAAAGCCATAATGCTGGCGAAAACGAGCATCAGCTCAAGCTTAAATTTGATTCACTCACCAGTCATGATATTACCTATGTTGGCATTATTCAAACGGCGATTGCTTCAGGTTTGACAAAGTTTCCTGTTCCATATGTACTCACCAACTGTCACAACTCGCTTTGTGCGGTTGGCGGCACCATCAACGAAGATGATCACATGTTTGCCCTATCAGCTGCAAAACGCTTTGGCGGTGTCTATGTGCCGACCAATCTGGCAGTTATCCACCAGTTTAACCGCGAGATGATGGCTGGGCCTGGCAAGATGATACTCGGCTCCGATAGTCACACCCGATACGGTGCACTTGGCACCATGGCGGTGGGCGAGGGTGGCGGTGAGCTGGCGAAGCAACTATTGAGCCGCACTTATGATATGCAGTATCCCCAGGTGGTGGCGGTCTATCTTACTGGCAAGCCCTCAAAGGCTGTCGGCCCGCAGGATGTGGCGCTCTCTATCATCGGAAAGGTATTTGCAAATGGTTATGTCAAAAACAAGGTTATGGAATTTATCGGTGACGGTGTTGGAAACCTTGATGTTGAATACAGAAACGGCATCGATGTAATGACCACCGAGACCACCTGTTGGAGTTCGGTTTGGAAAACCGACGGCAAGGTCAAAACTTATCTCGAAGCGCACGATCGGGCAGGGGATTACAAAAAGCTTGAGCCAGGCGAGGTTACCTATTACGATGGTTGCATTTATGTGGATCTTTCGACCATCAAGCCTTCTATTGCGTTACCGTTCCATCCCAGCAATGTGTATACCATTGATGAATTAAAGAAGAACCCTCTTGAGATATTAAAATATACTGAAGAAGAAGCGCTCAAACAGCTGGAAAATAAGTCGCTGCGCTTAAGACTTGCAGACAAGGTGATCAATGGCGATATATACGTCGATCAAGGAATTATTGCAGGCTGTGCAGGGGGTACTTATGATAATATCGTCGACACAGCAGATATTTTAAACGGAAAATCTGTCGGCAATGGCGCATTTGCGATGAGCGTCTATCCCTCCAGCCAGCCGGCCTATATTCAGCTAATTAGAAACGGCAGTATCGAAAAGCTGATGGCTGCCGGCGCGATTGTGCGCAGCGCGTTTTGTGGCCCCTGCTTTGGCGCGGGTGACACCCCCGCAAACGGCGAATTTTCGATCCGCCACACCACCAGAAATTTCCCCAACCGCGAAGGTTCAAAGCCAGGCGAGGGCCAGGTGGCTTCTGTGGCGCTTATGGATGCGCGCAGCATTGCGGCAACTGCGATTAACAGTGGCAAGCTGACCAGTGCAGAGGAAATTGATTTTAAGCTGACAAAGCCGGCCTATTATTTTGATAAAGGCATTTATGAAAAGCGTGTTCTTAACGCTACCGATAACCATAATGCAAGTGTTTCGCTGGTCATGGGACCCAATATTAAAGAATGGCCCAAAATGCCAAGTCTGACTGACGATCTGCTCGTGAAGGTGGTTACTTATATCGACGATCCGGTAACCACTACGGATGAGCTTATCCCCTCGGGCGAGACGTCATCCTTCCGCTCCAACCCGGAGAGGCTTTCGGAGTTTGCGCTCAGTCGTAAAGCCCCGGACTACGTGCCAAAGTCTAAGCAGCTGCGTGAAATTGAGGTCGCGCGCGAAAACGGTGTATCCCCCGCTGAAAATGCTGAAATAGCGCAGGTGTTTAATATGCTACGGCAAAAGGGGTTGTTTGAAGGGGACGAAAAGCAGGTTGGTATAGGTTCTTCTTTTTTTGCCAATAAGCCCGGCGATGGATCCGCCCGCGAGCAGGCGGCCTCTTGCCAGAAGGTGCTTGGCGGCTGGGCCAATTTTGCAAAAGAATATGCAACCAAACGCTACCGCTCTAACCTGATCAACTGGGGTATTATACCTTTTATTGTTAAGGATGGCGATGATGTTGCACTTGACAGTTATGTCTATATTAAGGGTATTCGCGCCACGCTGCTATCCGGCCAAAAAGAAATGAAGGCATATGTCGTCAATGGTCACTCGGTTAAAGAGATTGCTGTCTATGTTGATGATCTCACCGGGCCGGAAAAGCAAATCATTGCATCCGGCTGTCTAATTAACTATTATAACAGTGGCATTTGA
- a CDS encoding tripartite tricarboxylate transporter substrate binding protein — translation MKKVITLIVTLAMLVMAFAGCGKTASSAAPAPGSTPAESAEWKFERKIEIICPWGNGGGADTTARTFATALEKELGVPVVVNNKAGAGGVTGVEFATSQPADGYTFLLCTPSPLLAQVTGATDFDVYGKINPLTQLVHDCNILVASKDAPYNNYKELMEYVEANPGSVKAGVMSITGLDGACIEAAFGDKIEAVAYTEGAQLNADVIGNHVGLAVVGPAEVAAMVQSGDMKVIMSFTEKRLTMPGYENVEAAGEIGVESYFGPARGIFYANGTPEGAIKAFEAAAEKAVASEGFQAWAKTEGLDQRPGWKNTADYKAAWDADYQDFVAMFGKK, via the coding sequence ATGAAAAAGGTTATTACTCTTATTGTCACCTTGGCTATGCTCGTAATGGCATTTGCAGGTTGCGGTAAAACCGCTTCTAGTGCCGCTCCTGCTCCTGGTAGCACCCCCGCAGAAAGCGCTGAGTGGAAATTTGAAAGAAAAATTGAGATTATTTGCCCCTGGGGCAACGGCGGCGGTGCCGATACCACTGCCAGAACCTTTGCCACCGCTCTTGAGAAAGAACTTGGCGTGCCCGTTGTTGTTAACAATAAGGCAGGTGCAGGCGGCGTAACCGGTGTTGAGTTTGCCACAAGCCAGCCCGCTGATGGTTACACCTTCCTGCTTTGCACACCTTCTCCTCTGCTGGCTCAGGTGACCGGCGCGACCGATTTTGACGTTTATGGCAAGATCAACCCCCTCACCCAGCTCGTACATGACTGCAATATTCTTGTTGCCAGCAAAGATGCGCCTTATAACAATTACAAGGAACTCATGGAGTATGTTGAAGCAAACCCCGGCTCTGTAAAGGCTGGCGTTATGTCTATCACCGGTCTCGACGGCGCTTGTATTGAGGCTGCTTTCGGCGACAAGATTGAGGCTGTTGCTTACACAGAGGGCGCTCAGCTCAACGCCGACGTCATCGGCAACCATGTCGGCCTTGCCGTTGTAGGCCCTGCTGAGGTTGCTGCCATGGTTCAGTCTGGCGATATGAAGGTTATCATGTCCTTCACCGAGAAGAGACTGACCATGCCTGGCTATGAGAACGTTGAGGCTGCTGGCGAAATCGGCGTTGAGTCCTACTTTGGACCCGCCCGCGGCATCTTCTATGCGAACGGAACCCCGGAGGGCGCTATCAAGGCGTTCGAAGCGGCTGCTGAAAAAGCTGTTGCTAGTGAGGGTTTCCAGGCTTGGGCCAAGACCGAAGGCTTAGATCAGCGTCCGGGCTGGAAGAACACTGCAGACTACAAGGCTGCATGGGATGCTGACTATCAGGACTTTGTTGCAATGTTTGGCAAAAAATAA